Proteins from one Eubalaena glacialis isolate mEubGla1 chromosome 8, mEubGla1.1.hap2.+ XY, whole genome shotgun sequence genomic window:
- the CAV2 gene encoding caveolin-2 isoform X2, with translation MGLETEKADVQLFMDEDSYSRHSGVDYADPEKFVDPGSDRDPHRLNSHLKVGFEDVIAEPVSTHSFDKVWICSHALFEISKYVIYKFLTVFLAIPLAFAAGILFAILSCLHI, from the exons ATGGGGCTGGAGACCGAGAAGGCGGATGTCCAGCTCTTCATGGACGAGGACTCCTACAGCCGCCACAGCGGCGTAGATTACGCCGACCCCGAGAAGTTCGTGGATCCGGGCAGCGACCGAGATCCCCACCGGCTCAACTCGCATCTCAAG GTGGGATTCGAGGATGTGATTGCAGAGCCCGTGTCTACGCACTCTTTTGACAAAGTGTGGATCTGCAGCCACGCTCTCTTTGAAATCAGCAAATACGTGATCTACAAGTTCCTGACGGTGTTCCTGGCTATCCCCTTGGCTTTCGCTGCGGGAATTCTCTTTGCCATCCTCAGCTGTCTGCACATCTG